A region of Sugiyamaella lignohabitans strain CBS 10342 chromosome A, complete sequence DNA encodes the following proteins:
- the KNS1 gene encoding serine/threonine protein kinase KNS1 codes for MSTAVQQPNQSYLRRNHGRNQPDWHAFYANGYPSEVIVISDDEDSGHPDPKVVASSGSGSNYRIGSGAPMLNYNQEIPHPASHQHHHNDSSSSTTSSSSFSSTTAMTVSTTAASSVTDTSKYMKTAGKQPTIALPDSSKRLRKYSSSGTYSENGRMVEDHPQSYGNNQGHLQGGYSQAHYYNESYHDVPFDDDYDYQYDEDDSPYCTEYSMIESTESITSGSINVTGAAVSSVPGAVVPITATARSSLTRTSSSIASNGLLATTSNSQATSSGTAYKKKRKRITTKSGKSSNSGGIPMSGTFNTGAEVAYQPYPTRLLTPPSPMQIVKPTDVEVRPVIDRVHNPDPCDDKDGHFVVETNTCFADNRYQILKLLGQGTFGKVVSVYDKKTKTHRAIKIIRAVEKYREASRIELRVLMTLAMYDEHNIHQCIHLRDCFDYRNHICIVTDLLGISIFDFMKANNFIPFPGSHVQSFAYQLLKSVAFLHSLNLVHTDLKPENILLTNSESRSMPYRKGRSSKKRNVLSSTTINLIDFGSAIFNDEHHSSVVSTRHYRAPEIILGIGWSFPCDVWSIGCILVELCTGEALFQTHDNLEHLALMEKVIGEKLDPAVIQRIPTKSQTRAEIINKHTNTINYPNDSVDQASVKYVNSVRTFDHLVQSSVPYYSRDKAFWNSFLDLLHQIFVYDANNRITALEALNHPWFQKVINDDGCSSHLQHRHEYQPSYVGMGVSKSSSSSSASTATPSSSSSRHNRRQRL; via the coding sequence ATGTCTACTGCAGTTCAGCAACCAAACCAGTCATATTTGCGCCGGAATCATGGCAGAAACCAGCCGGACTGGCATGCCTTTTACGCAAATGGCTACCCTTCTGAGGTGATTGTAATctctgacgacgaagattcGGGTCATCCAGACCCAAAGGTAGTAGCTTCGTCTGGGTCGGGATCAAACTATAGAATCGGTTCCGGTGCCCCAATGTTGAACTACAATCAGGAAATCCCTCATCCCGCCtctcatcagcatcatcacaATGACTCGTCGTCCTCTACCACTTCTAGTtcgtcattttcttctacAACTGCCATGACTGTCAGCACAACTGCCGCTAGCTCGGTTACTGACACCTCGAAATATATGAAGACCGCTGGAAAGCAACCTACGATCGCTTTGCCAGATTCTTCAAAACGGTTAAGAAAGTACAGTTCAAGCGGGACATATAGTGAAAACGGACGTATGGTTGAAGACCATCCACAGTCTTATGGCAATAACCAAGGTCACCTCCAGGGTGGATACAGTCAAGCCCACTACTACAACGAATCATACCACGATGTTCCTTTTGACGATGACTATGACTATCAGtatgatgaggatgattcCCCATATTGTACAGAATATTCTATGATTGAGTCGACAGAATCGATCACCAGTGGCTCGATAAATGTTACCGGCGCCGCTGTATCCAGTGTGCCAGGAGCTGTTGTCCCTATAACTGCCACTGCAAGGTCCTCGCTTACCCgaactagcagcagcattgcTAGCAATGGGTTACTGGCTACTACTTCCAACAGCCAGgctacttcttctggtactgCGTACAAGAAGAAACGTAAGCGCATTACGACAAAGTCGGGCAAGTCGAGCAATTCTGGCGGTATTCCTATGTCTGGCACCTTTAACACTGGCGCCGAGGTTGCTTACCAACCATATCCTACTCGTCTTTTGACTCCACCTTCCCCTATGCAAATTGTCAAGCCAACCGATGTAGAAGTTCGTCCGGTAATTGATCGTGTACACAATCCTGATCCATGTGATGATAAAGACGGccattttgttgttgaaacGAATACATGTTTTGCGGACAACAGGTATCAGATCCTTAAACTGCTGGGACAAGGTACCTTTGGCAAGGTGGTCTCGGTGTACGACAAGAAAACCAAGACTCACCGAGCTATAAAAATCATACGGGCTGTAGAGAAGTATCGGGAAGCAAGTAGGATTGAATTGAGAGTGTTGATGACCCTGGCAATGTATGATGAACATAACATCCATCAGTGTATTCATCTCCGTGACTGCTTTGACTACCGCAATCATATCTGCATAGTTACTGATCTACTAGGTATCAGCATTTTCGACTTCATGAAGGCGAACAACTTTATCCCGTTTCCGGGAAGCCATGTCCAGTCATTTGCTTATCAGCTATTGAAGAGTGTAGCCTTTCTACACAGCCTGAATCTTGTTCATACTGATTTGAAGCCTGAAAACATTCTGCTTACCAATAGCGAATCTAGATCAATGCCTTATCGTAAAGGACGGTCATCAAAGAAACGCAATGTTCTTAGTTCCACCACCATAAACCTTATCGACTTTGGTTCTGCCATTTTTAATGATGAGCACCACAGCTCAGTAGTATCCACTCGTCATTATCGGGCTCCAGAAATTATATTAGGCATTGGTTGGTCGTTCCCTTGTGATGTTTGGTCTATTGGATGTATTCTTGTCGAACTTTGCACTGGAGAGGCTCTCTTCCAAACTCATGATAACCTGGAGCACCTCGCTTTGATGGAAAAGGTAATTGGTGAGAAGCTGGACCCAGCGGTGATTCAACGTATTCCCACAAAGTCACAAACTCGTGCTGAAATCATAAACAAGCACACAAACACTATCAACTACCCCAATGATTCGGTTGATCAGGCGAGTGTGAAGTATGTTAATTCGGTTAGAACCTTTGACCATTTAGTGCAATCATCTGTGCCCTATTACTCGCGTGACAAAGCTTTCTGGAACTCGTTCTTGGACCTTCTCCATCAAATATTTGTCTATGATGCCAACAACCGTATTACTGCACTAGAAGCCCTGAACCACCCATGGTTTCAGAAAGTCATCAATGATGACGGATGTAGTAGTCATCTCCAGCATAGACACGAGTACCAACCCTCTTATGTGGGTATGGGCGTCTCcaaatcatcatcttcatcatcggCATCTACAGCTACTCccagttcttcttcgtctagACACAATCGCCGCCAACGATTATAA
- the tam14 gene encoding uncharacterized protein (top hit is XP_002839470.1 originated in Tuber melanosporum Mel28; conserved fungal protein), with product MNNNKDIKEATGVSLPAGEADDPKDTSRVSDKSEKKVAFQEPDPNHDSTHPSKKKTPSAAAACSLYSILIKLRTFLRKLSAIAANHMDPTLSTIGYSSLLLSAIVKATPTRSLSSNFRSLYSMISDFRMFLRLWGTLSVAEWTVDTLADPGSDDPLIKFCTYIQAIAGTLYQLLEDLAYLSSKKVISLSAPTEGKIWIVSCYFWALHVQLELIKIFRRKWQGEKNLLTSFIVNLAWLPLTVHWSTESGFLQDHHVGFFGTLASAPRVIPHWIKGFNEY from the coding sequence ATGAACAATAATAAGGATATCAAGGAGGCAACTGGTGTGTCGCTACCTGCTGGTGAGGCAGATGATCCGAAGGATACCTCCCGTGTGTCCGACAAATCTGAGAAGAAAGTTGCATTTCAAGAACCAGATCCAAACCATGACTCTACCCACCCTTCGAAAAAGAAGACACCATCAGCTGCAGCGGCTTGTTCTCTTTACTCTATCCTAATCAAATTGCGTACCTTTCTGCGAAAGCTAAGTGCTATCGCTGCAAATCACATGGACCCAACATTATCAACCATAGGCTACTCAAGTTTGTTACTTTCGGCAATAGTAAAAGCCACACCCACACGATCACTATCATCCAATTTTAGATCTCTGTACAGCATGATTAGTGACTTTCGTATGTTTTTAAGGTTGTGGGGTACATTGTCGGTGGCAGAGTGGACTGTCGATACTTTGGCAGACCCAGGTTCGGATGATCCATTGATCAAATTTTGTACATATATCCAGGCAATTGCTGGAACTTTATATCAACTTCTGGAAGATTTAGCATACCTCTCATCGAAAAAAGTAATTTCTTTATCAGCGCCTACTGAGGGAAAGATTTGGATTGTTTCCTGTTATTTTTGGGCACTTCATGTACAGCTTGAACTGATCAAGATCTTCCGCAGAAAATGGCAAGGAGAGAAGAATCTTCTTACGTCGTTCATTGTAAACCTTGCATGGCTACCCTTAACAGTACACTGGTCTACTGAGAGTGGATTTTTACAAGACCATCATGTAGGATTCTTCGGTACTCTAGCTAGTGCACCAAGGGTCATCCCACACTGGATCAAGGGTTTTAATGAATACTAG
- the SHB17 gene encoding Shb17p (Sedoheptulose bisphosphatase involved in riboneogenesis; dephosphorylates sedoheptulose 1,7-bisphosphate, which is converted via the nonoxidative pentose phosphate pathway to ribose-5-phosphate; facilitates the conversion of glycolytic intermediates to pentose phosphate units; also has fructose 1,6-bisphosphatase activity but this is probably not biologically relevant, since deletion does not affect FBP levels; GFP-fusion protein localizes to the cytoplasm and nucleus; GO_component: GO:0005737 - cytoplasm [Evidence IEA,IEA]; GO_component: GO:0005737 - cytoplasm [Evidence IDA] [PMID 14562095]; GO_component: GO:0005634 - nucleus [Evidence IEA,IEA]; GO_component: GO:0005634 - nucleus [Evidence IDA] [PMID 14562095]; GO_function: GO:0016787 - hydrolase activity [Evidence IEA]; GO_function: GO:0016491 - oxidoreductase activity [Evidence IEA]; GO_function: GO:0050278 - sedoheptulose-bisphosphatase activity [Evidence IEA]; GO_function: GO:0050278 - sedoheptulose-bisphosphatase activity [Evidence IDA,IMP] [PMID 21663798]; GO_process: GO:0005975 - carbohydrate metabolic process [Evidence IEA]; GO_process: GO:0016311 - dephosphorylation [Evidence IEA]; GO_process: GO:0055114 - oxidation-reduction process [Evidence IEA]; GO_process: GO:0046390 - ribose phosphate biosynthetic process [Evidence IDA,IMP] [PMID 21663798]; GO_process: GO:0042254 - ribosome biogenesis [Evidence IEA]), giving the protein MGSNGISETEWSKSGQHTSFTDLDLTENGVKRMIATGKALVGPDRMIVPEFIEKIFVSPRKRAHHTLELLMQDHKGELAKLDVETTDDAREWDYGDYEGMKTADIRALRKSRGLDKDHDWSIWRDGCEGGESPADITERLDRLIAKIVEIHRKAIKERRCSEVIVVAHGHILRSFVLRWLKRPIEDNPSLILEAGGVGVLSYEHNSCEEPAIFLGGAFHVPDV; this is encoded by the coding sequence ATGGGTTCTAACGGAATCAGTGAAACCGAATGGTCAAAGAGTGGTCAACATACATCATTCACTGATCTTGATCTTACCGAGAATGGTGTCAAGAGAATGATTGCCACTGGCAAGGCATTGGTCGGCCCCGATCGTATGATTGTTCCTGAATTCATCGAAAAAATCTTTGTATCTCCTCGTAAGAGAGCTCATCATACTTTAGAGTTACTCATGCAAGATCACAAGGGTGAGCTGGCTAAATTGGACGTTGAAACCACAGACGATGCTCGGGAATGGGATTACGGCGACTACGAGGGTATGAAGACGGCTGATATCAGGGCTCTACGTAAAAGTAGAGGCCTGGACAAAGATCATGATTGGTCTATTTGGAGAGATGGGTGTGAAGGTGGTGAATCTCCCGCTGACATCACTGAGAGATTGGATAGATTGATTGCCAAGATCGTTGAGATTCATAGAAAAGCAATTAAAGAGAGGAGATGCTCTGAGGTCATTGTTGTTGCTCATGGTCATATTCTTCGTAGTTTTGTATTGAGATGGCTCAAGCGCCCTATCGAAGATAACCCATCGCTTATTCTTGaagctggtggtgttggtgtaCTCTCCTATGAGCACAATAGCTGCGAAGAGCCTGCTATTTTCCTTGGTGGTGCCTTCCATGTGCCTGACGTATAA
- the STI1 gene encoding Hsp90 cochaperone STI1 (Hsp90 cochaperone; interacts with the Ssa group of the cytosolic Hsp70 chaperones and activates Ssa1p ATPase activity; interacts with Hsp90 chaperones and inhibits their ATPase activity; homolog of mammalian Hop; GO_component: GO:0005737 - cytoplasm [Evidence IEA,IEA]; GO_component: GO:0005737 - cytoplasm [Evidence IPI] [PMID 12525481]; GO_function: GO:0042030 - ATPase inhibitor activity [Evidence IDA] [PMID 21170051]; GO_function: GO:0030544 - Hsp70 protein binding [Evidence IDA] [PMID 12716905]; GO_function: GO:0051879 - Hsp90 protein binding [Evidence IDA] [PMID 12525481]; GO_function: GO:0051879 - Hsp90 protein binding [Evidence IDA] [PMID 9927435]; GO_function: GO:0003729 - mRNA binding [Evidence IDA] [PMID 21124907]; GO_process: GO:0006457 - protein folding [Evidence IGI,IMP] [PMID 8972212]; GO_process: GO:0006950 - response to stress [Evidence IEA]) yields the protein MVESKCYDTNIVQYKAEGNAAFAAKDFNKAVELFTKAIEASETPNHVLYSNRSGSYASLRDYDSAAKDAEECIKINPSWAKGYTRKGAAYHGLGDLVTARDAYEEALKLDPANAQAKSGLASVDAAIQQEAAGDGQTPDLGMGSLFKDPATFAKLANHPKTSEYMKDPAFVAKLEGLQNNPMAALTGASSDPRLMEAMAVILGIEMPAGAGPGSGPAPSSSEPKPAESAKPKEPEPEPEPVDTDKQKADEEKSLGNAAYKKRQFDEAITHYNNAWDIFKDITYLNNRAAAEFEKGDYDEAIKTCLYAIEQGRELRSDYKLFAKAYSRIGTTYLKKDDLPSAIEYFNKSLTEHRTPDVLNKLRSTEKELKKREAESYIDPEKAEEAREEGNKLFKEGDWPGAVKAYTEAIKRAPKDPRGYANRAAALLKLIAYPEVIKDCDIAISLDPNFFKAYTRKATAYYVMKDYRNCMDTLEVARSIDTEFKHTREIEELYTKASTARFAALPGETAEQTAERLSQDPEIDEIRRDPVMNTILQQAQNDPAALRDHLQNPEIRRKINLLAAAGIIRTR from the coding sequence ATGGTTGAATCAAAGTGTTATGATACTAACATAGTACAGTACAAAGCTGAAGGTAACGCTGCCTTTGCTGCCAAGGACTTCAACAAGGCTGTCGAGCTTTTTACGAAAGCAATTGAAGCTTCTGAGACACCCAACCATGTATTGTATTCCAATAGATCAGGATCTTATGCTTCGTTAAGGGATTATGATTCGGCGGCTAAGGATGCTGAGGAATGTATCAAGATCAACCCCAGCTGGGCCAAGGGCTACACCCGTAAAGGTGCTGCCTACCATGGTTTAGGAGACTTGGTCACTGCCAGGGATGCCTATGAGGAGGCATTAAAGCTCGATCCTGCCAATGCACAAGCAAAATCTGGATTGGCTAGcgttgatgctgctattcaACAAgaggctgctggtgatggtCAAACTCCAGATCTTGGTATGGGCAGTCTATTCAAAGATCCAGCCACATTTGCCAAGTTGGCTAACCACCCCAAAACCAGTGAATATATGAAGGATCCTGCTTTTGTAGCTAAGTTGGAGGGATTACAGAATAACCCCATGGCAGCCTTGACTGGGGCTTCGAGTGATCCTAGACTGATGGAAGCCATGGCTGTTATTCTGGGAATTGAAATGccagcaggtgctggtcCTGGTTCTGGTCCTGCTCCTAGCAGTTCCGAACCTAAACCTGCTGAATCTGCCAAGCCCAAAGAGCCTGAACCAGAGCCTGAACCAGTTGATACAGACAAGCAAAAGGCAGACGAAGAAAAGAGTTTAGGTAATGCTGCTTACAAGAAACGACAGTTTGACGAGGCAATTACCCACTACAACAATGCTTGGGATATCTTCAAAGATATCACTTACCTTAACAacagagctgctgctgagtttgaAAAGGGTGATTATGATGAAGCCATTAAAACTTGTTTGTATGCTATTGAACAAGGTAGAGAGTTGCGATCCGATTACAAGCTATTTGCTAAGGCATACTCACGTATCGGTACTACATATCTTAAGAAGGACGACCTGCCAAGTGCCATTGAATATTTCAACAAATCATTAACGGAGCACCGTACTCCTGATGTTCTTAATAAGCTTCGATCTACTGAAAAGGAATTGAAGAAGCGCGAAGCTGAAAGTTATATCGATCCTGAGAAAGCCGAGGAGGCCAGAGAAGAAGGTAACAAGCTATTTAAGGAAGGCGATTGGCCTGGTGCTGTAAAGGCTTACACTGAAGCTATCAAGAGAGCTCCCAAAGACCCCAGAGGTTACGCTAACCGTGCCGCTGCCCTCCTCAAGCTTATTGCATACCCTGAAGTTATCAAGGATTGTGACATCGCCATTTCACTTGATCCTAATTTCTTCAAGGCTTACACTCGTAAGGCCACTGCTTACTATGTTATGAAGGATTACCGCAATTGTATGGATACTCTCGAGGTCGCTCGTAGCATTGACACCGAGTTCAAGCACACTCGTGAGATTGAGGAGTTATACACTAAAGCCTCTACCGCAAGATTCGCTGCTCTTCCCGGTGAGACTGCCGAGCAAACCGCTGAACGTCTATCTCAAGATCCAGAAATCGACGAGATTCGTCGTGATCCTGTCATGAACACAATCCTTCAACAGGCCCAAAATGATCCAGCTGCTCTTCGGGATCATCTCCAAAATCCTGAGATCCGCCGTAAAATTAATCTTCTTGCTGCCGCTGGTATTATCAGAACCCGTTAA
- the EAR1 gene encoding Ear1p (Specificity factor required for Rsp5p-dependent ubiquitination; also required for sorting of specific cargo proteins at the multivesicular body; mRNA is targeted to the bud via the mRNA transport system involving She2p; GO_component: GO:0005768 - endosome [Evidence IEA]; GO_component: GO:0005768 - endosome [Evidence IDA] [PMID 14562095]; GO_component: GO:0005768 - endosome [Evidence IDA] [PMID 18367543]; GO_component: GO:0010008 - endosome membrane [Evidence IEA]; GO_component: GO:0016021 - integral component of membrane [Evidence IEA]; GO_component: GO:0016020 - membrane [Evidence IEA]; GO_component: GO:0005774 - vacuolar membrane [Evidence IEA]; GO_component: GO:0005773 - vacuole [Evidence IEA]; GO_function: GO:0008536 - Ran GTPase binding [Evidence IEA]; GO_function: GO:0003674 - molecular_function [Evidence ND]; GO_process: GO:0043328 - protein targeting to vacuole involved in ubiquitin-dependent protein catabolic process via the multivesicular body sorting pathway [Evidence IGI] [PMID 18367543]; GO_process: GO:0015031 - protein transport [Evidence IEA]; GO_process: GO:0006810 - transport [Evidence IEA]), whose translation MDDDINVPLLAGLLSALGTLLLGLLCIVIWFAIAGDGRIQLGSGDPGSFDDEGALLEEEADALELMDEASRRMYLQAKAFIEANPPNSTNTDISLSQFMTIQEKGVAAWEFEVDFTAANCFVEARTEIEFFDSVCCVQTNLPLPKQNEVYYWEAKIYDKPVSTTVSIGLTTKPYPTFRLPGYHRYSVAYDSEGLKRINQPFSAPHYGPPLQHGDVVGVGYKPRTGTVFFTRNGKKLEEALHGMRMNLFPTVGATGPATVVVNLGQAGFVYIEANVKKWGLAPAHGSLAPPPPYGAEQDYVLLETGIRSGSSRRRDREHDHDNDDDSSDQNYDSIAGSAGSAGFTGKRRQRRRSQRYLNESSAPNSAGSNDLISDDGHDTNHGEDDNEATPLLPPPSFEDVTSQQASPGPDSTSSPAVRTESLRTPAINSNSTASVPSSSSSFISTTSEDQTQFPTLNNSNTTNNHISNRTYTHNNNASINLTRLSHHSLSGSPSTTIASSTPLASTPVVPMGPPMGRPPSYTSDNESDDEQDGDDSLQSRPRRMSTRESIMEATADYINPISSP comes from the coding sequence ATGGATGACGATATTAACGTGCCCCTGTTAGCAGGGTTACTGTCAGCTCTAGGGacacttcttcttggtctcTTATGCATTGTAATCTGGTTTGCGATAGCAGGAGATGGTAGAATTCAATTGGGGTCTGGAGACCCTGGGtcttttgatgatgaaggtGCTCttttagaagaagaggctgatGCTCTTGAGCTAATGGATGAGGCATCGAGAAGGATGTATCTTCAGGCCAAAGCTTTTATTGAGGCCAACCCTCCAAATAGCACAAATACTGACATTAGTCTTTCTCAGTTCATGACTATCCAAGAGAAAGGTGTTGCGGCTTGGGAGTTTGAAGTTGATTTTACAGCTGCAAACTGCTTTGTCGAGGCACGAACTGAGATTGAATTCTTTGATTCGGTTTGCTGTGTTCAAACAAACCTACCTCTACCGAAACAGAATGAGGTCTACTACTGGGAAGCAAAGATTTATGATAAACCTGTCTCTACTACGGTATCGATAGGTCTTACAACGAAGCCATATCCTACATTTAGACTTCCAGGATACCACCGATACTCTGTTGCATATGACTCGGAAGGGCTTAAACGGATTAATCAACCATTTTCTGCCCCTCACTATGGACCTCCTTTACAGCATGGAGATGTAGTAGGCGTCGGTTATAAGCCACGAACTGGAACTGTCTTCTTCACTAGAAATGGTAAGAAACTCGAGGAGGCCCTGCATGGCATGCGAATGAATTTATTTCCAACTGTAGGTGCCACTGGCCCTGCCACTGTCGTGGTGAATCTTGGCCAGGCCGGTTTTGTTTATATCGAAGCAAATGTAAAGAAGTGGGGCCTGGCTCCTGCTCATGGCTCACTggcacctccaccaccataTGGAGCTGAACAAGACTATGTTCTCTTAGAAACAGGAATTAGAAGCGGGTCAAGCCGTCGTCGAGATCGTGAACATGACCATGATAATGACGATGATTCTAGTGACCAAAACTATGATAGCATAGCAGGTAGTGCTGGTAGCGCTGGATTCACTGGGAAACGTCGCCAACGGCGCAGAAGCCAGAGATACTTGAATGAGTCTTCAGCGCCCAATTCTGCCGGGTCAAATGATTTGATTTCTGATGATGGACATGACACAAATCATGGTGAAGACGACAATGAAGCCACTCCATTATTACCGCCACCGTCGTTTGAAGATGTCACTTCACAGCAGGCCAGTCCTGGTCCCGATTCGACCTCCTCTCCTGCAGTGAGAACTGAGAGTTTACGCACTCCAGCAATTAATAGCAATAGTACTGCTTCCGTTccatcatcttcctcttctttcatATCAACTACATCTGAAGATCAAACCCAATTTCCAACCCTCAATAACAGcaataccaccaacaaTCACATTTCAAATCGCACATATACTCACAACAATAACGCCAGTATAAATCTTACACGGCTTTCCCATCACTCTCTAAGCGGGTCTCCATCTACTACAATTGCATCATCAACCCCCTTGGCTTCTACCCCTGTTGTCCCCATGGGTCCGCCGATGGGACGGCCACCCAGCTACACTTCAGACAATGAGTCAGACGATGAACaagatggtgatgattcTTTACAATCTCGCCCTCGTCGTATGTCTACTCGAGAATCCATTATGGAGGCAACTGCTGACTATATTAATCCTATATCCTCCCCGTAG